TAGCCGCGTGCTGCGCCTGCCCCTGATCGGGCGCTTTGTGCTGGGCCTTAACACCGCCAGGTTTGCCTCGACCCTGGCGATCCTCGGCGGTGCCGGGGTGCCGCTGCTGCGCGCCCTGGAAGCGGCGCGGCAAACCTTGTCCAACGAGCGCTTGAGCCAGTGCGTCAACGACGCCACCGCCAAGGTGCGCGAAGGGGTCAACCTGGCCCCGGCGCTGGCGGTGGAAAAGGTCTTCCCGCCGGTGCTGATCCACCTGATCGCCAGCGGCGAAAAGACCGGCTCGCTGCCACCGATGCTTGAGCGCGCGGCGCAAACCCTGTCGCGGGATATCGAACGCCGGGCCATGGGCATGACCGCGTTGCTGGAGCCGCTGATGATCGTGGTGATGGGCGCGGTGGTGCTGGTGATCGTGATGGCGGTGCTGTTGCCGATCATCGAGATCAATCAGTTGGTCACCTAGGTCAGCGGAGCGAACTCGGGTTCCTCATCCTGTCATGTTTCAACCGCTCGACACGCTCCGTGCGGTCTCCAGCCCAGGGTTGCGAAGCCGTACTGAAACGCCGCTGTCACGTGGGCCAAAACCGCTCGAAAGCATGACCAAAACACCCGAGAATCTTTTTAAAATCAAGCGCTTCCTCCCGAGGTTTTTTCCTATATCTGTCATCGGAAACTGCGAGTTTCGTTCCCATGGTTTTCACCCAGGCCACCCCCCGCGTACCGGCCTGGGACCGAAGCCATGGCGTCATGCAAGAGCCATCTACCCCAAACGTACAAACACGACGAAAGGAGATTCTTCATGTTTAAGCGCAACGTTCTCGCGGTATCCATGACCCTCGCCGCACTGTGCTCGGCCCAGGCTGCACTGGCTGACATCAACGGTGGTGGTGCAACCCTGCCACAAGCGCTGTACCAGACTTCCGGCGTGCTGACTGCCGGTTTTGCCCCGTACATCGGCGTGGGCAGCGGTAACGGCAAGGCCGCCTTCCTGAACAACGACTACACCAAGTTCCAGGCCGGCGTGACGAACAAGAACGTGCACTGGGCGGGCAGCGACTCCAAGCTGAGCGCCACTGAGCTGTCGACCTACGCGTCTGCCAAGCAACCGACCTGGGGCAAGTTGATCCAGGTGCCGTCGGTGGGGACTGCGGTCGCTATTCCCTTCAACAAAAGCGGCACCGCAGCGGTTGACCTGAGCGTCAGCGAGCTGTGCGGTGTGTTCTCGGGGCGTATCACTGACTGGAGCGGTATTTCCGGTTCCGGCCGTACCGGCGCGATCACCGTGGTCTACCGTAGCGAAAGCAGTGGCACCACCGAGTTGTTCACCCGTTTCCTCAACGCCAAGTGCGCTGAAACCGGCACCTTCAATATCTCCACCACGTTCGGCACCAGCTACACCGGTGGTTTGCCTGCCGGCGCCGTTTCTGCCGCCGGCAGCCAAGGTGTGATGACCGCATTGGCCGGCGCCGACGGTGGTATCACCTATATGAGCCCTGATTTCGCGGCCCCAACCCTGGCCGGTCTGGACGACGCGACCAAAGTGGCACGTGTCGGCAAGGACGTCGCGACCAACACTGCGGGCGTTTCGCCTGCCGCCGCTAACGTCTCCGCTGCCATCAACGCCGTACCCGTGCCGGCCTCCACCGAGCGTGGCAACCCGGACGCCTGGGTTCCAGTGTTCGGTAAAGCCAACACCGCCGGCGTGCAGCCTTACCCTACCTCGGGCTACCCGATCCTGGGCTTCACCAACCTGATCTTCAGCCAGTGCTACGCCGATGCCACCCAGACCAGCCAAGTGCGTGATTTCTTCGCCAAGCACTACGGCGCCTCCAACAACAACGATGCAGCCATCACCGCCAACGCTTTCGTGCCGCTGCCAACCGCTTGGAAAGCCACCGTTCGCGCCAGCTTCCTGACCGCGAGCAACGCCCTGAGCATCGGCAACACCAACGTCTGCAACGGTATCGGTCGTCCGCTGTAACCCTCGCTTTCAACGACCTGCACCACCTGATCAGCAACGGCCTGCGCCGTTGCTGATTTTTTGCGTGGGTGCCCGCCGTTACCAGCCCTATGTGAACTTTGCATGACATAAGTTCAGTCCCGTCTCCCGCCAACCGCCTAACCCTCATACGTGAGCCTGTCTTGCTCCCTGCGTGATAACAAAGAAGGAAGATTCCCGATGGTCCGCTGCAAATCACCGGTCAACCTGAAAGCCCAAGAAACCGTGCTGCGCCTCAAGCCATTGGCCCAGGCCATTGCCTTGTTGATGGTGGCGGGCAATGCCCATGCGGCCACGGCGTTCAGTTCCAGTTGGTTTGCCGACAAAGGTGCGACGCAAGCGGCGACGGCGGCGCGCATCAGTGCCGGGCAGGTGCCGGGAATTCCTTCGCTGAACCAGCAGGCGCGGGTCAACCAGCAGTTGGCGCGTTCCATCAGCACCTTGAACACCAGCGTCGCGGCGATTGCGGCGCAGCAGGCCGCGCAAGCGGCGGGGCGTCAGGCGGCGTTCGGCCAGGTCTCGACGATTCCCGATGGCCTCGGCAAAGGTGGCCTGCAGGTGGATAACAGCCTCACCCAGGGCTGGACCAACGCCAAGGCCCCGACCCAAAGCCAGTCCGGCGGCAAGACCACGGTGAGTATCGAGCAAACCGCCGACAAGGCCATCCTCAATTGGGAGACCTTTAACGTCGGGCGCAACACCTCCGTGGATTTCCAGCAGCAGTCCAGTTGGGCCGTGCTTAACCGCGTCAACGACCCCGATGCGCGGCCCAGTGAGATCCAGGGCCAGATCAATGGCGCCGGCACGGTGATGATCATGAACCGCAACGGCGTGGTTTTCGGCGGCACCAGCCAGGTCAACGTGCGCAACCTGGTGGCCGCCGCAGCGAACATGACCGATGAGCAGTTCACCCTGCGCGGTCTCTATGTGGATGGCACCGGCACCCAGCCGACCTTCACCGATGCGGCGGGCAAGGTCCAGGTGCAGCGCGGCGCGCTGATCCAGACTCACAACCCGGCCACGTCCACCGATGCAGGTGGCTACGCCTTGTTGCTCGGTTCGGAAGTGGACAACGCCGGTACGATCATCACCGCCAAGGGCCAGACCACCCTGGCGGCCGGTGACAGTTTTTACATCCGCAAGGGCGTGAGCACGTCCGGCAATGACCGCTCCACCACGCGTGGCAACGAAGTGGCGACCAGCCTCAAACCCGGCAGCAGCGCCGGCAAGGTCAGCAACAATGGCCTGATCATGGCCGCCACTGGGGACATCACCCTGACCGGGCACCAGGTGCAGCAAAATGGCGTGGCCCTGGCCAGCACCTCGGTGGACACCCGTGGCACGATTCACCTGCTCAACTCCGCCACCGACACCACCGGCAGTGTGACCCTGGGCGAGGGCAGCACCACCGCGATCCTGTTGGACAGCAGTGGCAGCACCGCGCTGAACAGCCAGCAAAGCAATGGCCTGGTCAACCTCGACGGTATGCCGGCCAATCAGGCGACCGGGCGTTTCAATAACCTCAGCACGGTGGCCGACCGTACCGATCAGTCGCGCATCGAGATCGTCAGCGGCGGCACCGTGGATTTCCAGAAAGGCTCGATCACCCTGGCCACCGGCGGGCAGGTCGCGGTCAGTGCCGCCGGGCGCAGCCTGTTACGCGATGGGGCGCTGATCGACGTGTCCGGCGCGGTGGGCGTCAAGGTGTCGATGGAATCCAACAACATCAAGATCAACGTGCAGGGCAACGAGCAGCGCGACGCGCCGGTCAACCGTGAAGACGGGAAGCTGATCAACAACGATGTGTGGGTCGACCTGCGCGATCTGGTGTTTGTACCCGCAGGCACCAACGGCTATGCAACGGATCGCTGGTACACCGCCGGCGGTTTGCTGGAAGTCGGCGGTTACCTTGGCACGCAAGGCCACTCGGTGGGCGAGTGGATGGCCCAGGGCGGCACCGTGACCTTTACCGGCAAGGAGGTGGTGACCCAGAAGGGCGCGCAGATCAACCTGTCGGGCGGCACCGTGGACGTGCAGGATGGTTATATCCAGCAGACCTGGCTCAAGGGTCCGGATGGGCGTTTGTATGAGCTGTCCAACGCGCCGGGGGACATTCTCTATTCCGGGTTCTACAAGGGCTATGAAGACACCAGCAAGCGCTGGGGCCAGACCGATTACTACTACAACCCGATGATTGCCAGGCAACGCCGTTTCGAGAGCGGGTACACCGTGGGCCGCGATGCCGGCAAGCTGGTGGTCGGCACCACCAGCGCGGTGCTCGAAGGGCAGGTGGTCAGTGATGTGTTCCAGGGCGATCGCCAGACCCAGGCACCGAATATCAACCTCGACGGTTATCAGCAGTCGCAGAAGGCCATGGCCCAGCGCGCGCAGTTGATCATTGGTGGCTACACGCCGGTCTACAACAAGAGCACCGGCACCCTGCGTTATGCGTTGACCGGCATTGCCGATGAGGTGCTGATTGACCGCAACACGCAGAAAATCGCCGACGGACTCGACCTCACCACCGCTCTGCCAGCGGATCGCCAGGGCAAGATGGTGCTCGACAGTGATCAGCTCAATGGCTATCAACTGGGCGCGATCAAAGTCGGCGTCACCAATCAGATCAAAGCCGGTGTCACGCAGCAGATCACCGTCAAGGGCGCGCTCAATGTGGCGGATGGCGGCGAGATCACCCTGTTCGGGCCAGTGGTCAACCTCAACGCCAACCTCACCGCCCATGGCGGCAGCATCAATGCGGGCAACATCCTCAATCAGGTCAATCTCAATGCCGGTAATGCGCTCGACGATGTGATCCTCGCGGGCAGCGGGCGGGTCGATGTGGCGGCGGGCGTCAAGCTCGATGCCAGCGGGCGTTGGAACAACCTGGCGCTGGATCCGAACATTCGTGAAGGTCTGGCGTATGTGAACGGTGGCAAGGTCTCGCTGCGCAGTACCGGTACGCTTGATCTGGCGACCGGCAGCCTGGTGGATACGTCTTCCGCAGGCACGCTCGGCGTTGACGGCAAGCTCAGCGGCGGCAAGGGCGGCGACGTGACGCTGGGGGCGCTTGGGGCCTTGGCGCTGGGCGGCGACATTCGCGGTTATGGCGTCAACGGCGGCGGCACGCTGGCGTTGCAGGGGCGCAAGGTGCAGATCGGCGACAGCGCCAATGCACCCGATACCGACACGCTGCAATTGACTGGCGGCTTCTTTAACAAGGGGTTCTCGGCCTATGACATCACCGGCAACGAGGGGCTGCTCGTCACCGACGGTACCCAGGTCGATGTGAATGTGCCGGTTTACCGTTTGGGCGAGCAGACAGCGATGACGCCAAGTGGCAGCGACCCGGCCACGGCTCTGGAGCGTTGGACGCCGACGCTCTACCAGGAAAACTCGACCCAGGGCGTTCTGACCCAGCGCCGGGGTGCCAGCCTGACGCTGACGGCCGGCTCCAAGGATTCCACCGCCGCAGAACTGGCGACCACCGCCCTGACGGTAGGCCGGGGGGCAGTGATTAATGTCGACCCCGGCCAGGGCATCAATTTGCGTAGCATCGGCCAGTTGACCCTCAATGGCAGCCTGAATGCCTGGGGCGGCAGTGTCAGCCTGGGCGGTTTGAGTGTCTCGCCAAAGACCTGGGAACCGTCGATTGCCGCGGGTCACGACCGCTCGATCCGGGTGGGCGAAGAGGCGTTGATCGACGTTGCAGCGCGAGCGGTCACGGCGGTGAGCAGCCGGGGCAACGTGTACGGCCAGGTCCTCAATGGCGGCAAGATCAGCATCGGCGGCGATATCAACCTGACCACCGGGATTGCCAGTGCCGGCGATGTGTTTGTGGTGGTCCGTGAGGGCGCGCGGCTGGACGCCTCCGGTGCCCAGGCGGTGCTCGACGTGCCCGGTCAGGGTCGCGTGCCGGTGGCCAGCAATGGCGGCAGTATCAGCTTTGCGTCGAACAACGGCCTGTACCTGGACGGCAGCTTCGTTGCCCGTGCGGGCGGGGCGGGTGCGGCGGGCGGCAGTTTGGCGCTTGCGCTGGAAAGCCCGTATTACCTCAAGGCCGGCGTCAATGACCGGGTGCTCAACGTGCGTGAACTGGTGCTCAGCCAGACCCATCAAACAAGCCCGAACGCCAGCCTGGAATACGGCCATGGCCGCCTCGGGGTGGACCAGGTCACCGCCGGCGGTTTCGACAACCTGGCGCTGCTCAGCAACGGCTTGCTGAGTTTCGACGGCGATGTGTCGTTGAGCATGGGCCAGAGCCTGCGCCTCTACGGTGGCAGCTATAACCTCAGTGAACCCGCCGCGGCCAGTTCACGGGTCAACCTGTCGGCCCCGTACCTGCTGCTGGCCGGCCTGCTCGCGCCCGCAGAAACCGGCAAGGAGGCCTACACCCGCGCGGTGCCGGTGTTGCCCAATCCCTCGGTGCTGGCCACCACGGCGCAGTTCAACGCCAACGCCAACCTGATCGAGGTGCGTGGCAATGTGGTGTTCGGCAACAAAAGCTATCTGTTGCGGCCCGACAACAGCCGGGCCAGCCTTGAGCGGCGTGGGTTTGATGATGTGCAACTGACCAGCCAGGGCGACTTGCGCTTCCTGGCGGGGGCGGGGGCAGATGTGATTGCCCAGGGCATCAGCACGCAGTTAGTGACCGGTGGTGACATGACCCTGCGCGCGGCGCAGTTGTATCCGGCGACGGAAGTCGGCGCCCGGGTACTGGCGGGCTATGTGAATAATGCTGCCAGCAATGGCACAGGCTTCAATTACGATCCGACACGCACCCTGACCATCGCACGCACCGCCAACAGCAATGCCGCCATGCCTTACTCGGTCTTTGGTCGTCTGCAATTGGGCGGGCCTACCATCAAGCAGGACGGGGTGGTGCGTGCGCCCCTGGGGCTGATCGAGATCGGCAACCTGGGTTCTACAAACGTGCAACTGCTGCCGGGCAGCCTCACGTCGGTGAGTGGCAAGGGCCTGGTATTGCCTTACGGCGGTACCGTGGATGGCCAGATC
This region of Pseudomonas asgharzadehiana genomic DNA includes:
- a CDS encoding substrate-binding domain-containing protein, whose protein sequence is MFKRNVLAVSMTLAALCSAQAALADINGGGATLPQALYQTSGVLTAGFAPYIGVGSGNGKAAFLNNDYTKFQAGVTNKNVHWAGSDSKLSATELSTYASAKQPTWGKLIQVPSVGTAVAIPFNKSGTAAVDLSVSELCGVFSGRITDWSGISGSGRTGAITVVYRSESSGTTELFTRFLNAKCAETGTFNISTTFGTSYTGGLPAGAVSAAGSQGVMTALAGADGGITYMSPDFAAPTLAGLDDATKVARVGKDVATNTAGVSPAAANVSAAINAVPVPASTERGNPDAWVPVFGKANTAGVQPYPTSGYPILGFTNLIFSQCYADATQTSQVRDFFAKHYGASNNNDAAITANAFVPLPTAWKATVRASFLTASNALSIGNTNVCNGIGRPL